The following proteins come from a genomic window of Brevibacillus antibioticus:
- a CDS encoding TIGR02530 family flagellar biosynthesis protein has translation MNQFRVGQPYFPPKTNHVAKATTQTAPGNNKLFQQYLTESIGAATKAEPLSFSQHAVNRLQERGITLERQQMERLESAVQKAAAKGARESLVMMDNVAYVVSIVNRKIITAVDDGSMKDNVFTNIDSAIFV, from the coding sequence ATGAACCAATTTCGTGTGGGGCAACCCTATTTTCCTCCGAAAACGAATCACGTCGCAAAAGCTACTACCCAAACTGCTCCGGGAAACAACAAGTTATTTCAGCAGTATTTGACGGAATCGATTGGCGCTGCAACCAAGGCGGAACCACTAAGTTTTAGCCAGCATGCCGTCAATCGCTTGCAGGAGCGGGGCATTACGCTAGAAAGACAGCAGATGGAGCGTTTGGAATCAGCTGTGCAAAAAGCAGCCGCCAAAGGCGCCAGAGAGTCTCTCGTTATGATGGATAATGTGGCCTACGTCGTGAGCATCGTAAATCGGAAAATTATTACCGCCGTAGACGATGGCAGCATGAAGGACAACGTATTTACTAACATTGACAGTGCCATTTTCGTGTAG
- the fliH gene encoding flagellar assembly protein FliH produces MISLSRIIKSANYRPSEESFLLSVTPVPLKTEEVAERLQENQEIFNQAEIEAKAIISDAEETAQNILQQATEQAEQVRQETLAQMEEWWEQKRQEAAQLFQQVQEQAMTEGQEAGFETGKREAYEEQTATLSQAKTILEQAFAEKKQIIAEAEPFLVELSMEIAKKIIGQELQHHPEQVLEMTKKALRRSRVHGEITVCVNHKYFDYVLEHRASFLELVDGQAELSIYPDYTVQDGGCVIRTALGSVDARIDTQMEEIKQALLMIARGSEAP; encoded by the coding sequence ATGATATCATTGTCTAGGATCATCAAAAGCGCCAATTATCGGCCTTCTGAGGAATCTTTTCTCCTTTCGGTAACGCCTGTACCACTTAAGACGGAGGAAGTTGCCGAAAGGTTGCAAGAAAATCAGGAAATTTTTAATCAAGCTGAGATCGAGGCGAAAGCGATCATCTCAGATGCAGAAGAAACCGCCCAAAACATCTTGCAGCAAGCTACGGAGCAAGCAGAGCAAGTAAGACAAGAGACGCTTGCTCAGATGGAAGAATGGTGGGAACAAAAGCGTCAGGAAGCGGCCCAACTGTTTCAACAGGTACAAGAGCAGGCTATGACGGAAGGGCAAGAGGCAGGTTTCGAAACGGGTAAACGTGAGGCGTACGAGGAGCAAACAGCTACACTTAGCCAAGCAAAAACCATTCTGGAACAGGCATTTGCCGAGAAAAAACAGATTATCGCTGAGGCGGAGCCTTTTCTAGTGGAGCTCAGCATGGAAATCGCTAAAAAAATCATTGGACAGGAATTGCAACATCATCCCGAGCAGGTCTTGGAAATGACAAAAAAAGCACTCCGCCGCTCCCGTGTTCATGGCGAAATTACGGTGTGCGTCAACCATAAGTACTTCGATTATGTGCTCGAACATCGGGCTAGTTTTCTGGAATTGGTAGATGGACAAGCAGAGCTCTCCATTTACCCTGACTATACGGTACAAGATGGTGGATGTGTCATCCGTACTGCTTTGGGAAGTGTCGATGCCCGCATTGATACACAAATGGAAGAGATTAAGCAGGCGCTGCTTATGATTGCCAGAGGAAGTGAGGCTCCATGA
- a CDS encoding magnesium transporter MgtE N-terminal domain-containing protein has product MEEIQEEREYGRWEWFFYMIVIPALFASLLGGVLLSLLGVNVLGTVLHWANSIPYVEKLVPDDYAATPNTEEQPDMDKQVATLQQDQTKNQQQISTLKEESAKKDATIAALEKQLDDVNKAMEDKRATDEERQKQFASLAKVYTTMSPKNAAAIIENLKLQESVAVMTKMKPAQQADILAKMEPKKAADISILLKDSVVNKDDDIAALQQRVDVLTKALSDTRDGSESAEDLKKTFAQMPPADAAAIIRSLMQTNQGQAINLMKDLPVDKRAQTLSAIANEDKKEDGNLAARITTELLRK; this is encoded by the coding sequence ATGGAAGAAATCCAAGAAGAACGGGAATACGGCAGGTGGGAATGGTTCTTTTATATGATTGTCATTCCTGCACTGTTTGCCAGCCTCCTTGGCGGTGTGCTCCTGAGCTTGCTCGGAGTAAATGTGTTAGGGACTGTTCTCCACTGGGCAAACTCCATACCGTACGTGGAAAAATTAGTCCCGGACGACTATGCAGCAACTCCCAACACAGAAGAACAACCTGACATGGACAAACAAGTGGCAACCCTACAGCAAGATCAAACAAAAAACCAGCAGCAGATTAGCACTTTAAAAGAAGAGTCAGCAAAGAAAGATGCCACCATTGCGGCACTGGAAAAGCAACTCGATGATGTAAACAAGGCAATGGAAGACAAGCGTGCGACTGATGAAGAGCGGCAGAAGCAGTTTGCAAGTTTGGCTAAAGTATATACAACCATGTCACCAAAGAATGCGGCGGCCATCATTGAAAATCTAAAACTGCAAGAGTCAGTTGCCGTTATGACAAAAATGAAGCCTGCACAACAGGCAGACATTTTGGCCAAGATGGAACCGAAGAAAGCTGCGGATATTTCCATCTTGTTAAAAGATTCAGTAGTGAACAAAGATGATGACATTGCAGCTCTGCAACAACGTGTTGATGTTCTGACAAAGGCGTTAAGCGATACGCGTGATGGTTCAGAATCTGCAGAGGATCTAAAAAAGACGTTCGCTCAAATGCCTCCAGCGGATGCTGCTGCTATCATTCGTTCGCTTATGCAGACAAACCAGGGTCAAGCTATCAATTTAATGAAAGATTTGCCTGTGGATAAACGGGCACAAACTCTCTCTGCGATCGCCAATGAAGACAAGAAAGAAGATGGCAATCTGGCGGCTCGCATCACGACAGAGTTGCTTCGAAAATAG
- the fliJ gene encoding flagellar export protein FliJ, with protein sequence MRVFQFHLQKVLDLKEKEKEQAEWAFGKSIQRKNEEEWKLSQLTEHHDEMTMKLQEVQMQACSAAQLISITQYQQSVARSIQNQQRTLHGCEQDVERCQSRLTERMKESQLWQRLREKSLHQFLDDQKQREQKELDEIGTQLYLRRSY encoded by the coding sequence GTGCGTGTGTTTCAGTTTCATCTCCAAAAGGTTCTTGATTTAAAGGAAAAAGAAAAAGAACAAGCAGAGTGGGCTTTCGGAAAGTCGATCCAGCGTAAAAACGAAGAAGAGTGGAAGCTTTCTCAACTGACCGAGCATCATGACGAGATGACGATGAAGCTCCAGGAAGTACAGATGCAGGCATGCAGTGCTGCGCAGCTCATTTCCATTACGCAATACCAGCAATCTGTTGCGAGATCGATTCAGAATCAGCAACGGACCTTACACGGTTGCGAACAGGATGTGGAGCGCTGTCAGTCACGATTGACGGAACGTATGAAAGAGTCCCAACTATGGCAACGCCTTCGGGAAAAGTCGCTCCACCAATTTCTGGACGACCAGAAGCAAAGAGAGCAAAAAGAGTTGGATGAGATCGGTACGCAGCTCTATCTTCGCCGAAGCTACTGA
- the fliF gene encoding flagellar basal-body MS-ring/collar protein FliF codes for MNERLAVYKDQITSKWNQFSKKQKWMILGISLFLLISLGLYIYIASQPVYKPLYNQRLSEQEIGTIKQELDASQIPYRITGNGTSIEVPEKMAQDVIVDLAAQGIPSQAGINAEIFSSTLGVTDRQFDVMKKEALQQELRKMLERVKGVRTAQVMITLPQESVWVTETPDTATASVIVDVEPGTTLDQKQINSLYLLVSRSVPKLPMEAIAITDQYSNPLERSEGNENEGTLSSFKQQETIKADVEKKIQQNLYNLLGTIMGRDKVIVHTFIKMNFDKENRVENIVEAPDKENNEGLIISSQKLSKAFSGQGQPPGGIAGTNNNAVTNYPGSTPQGSNSQYEELNDTINREVNRITRNVTSSPYKIEDITINVGVEPPAGGTLDAATLESIKQVLRNVVRVTLSAQASDLQDTELDKHISVLPRQFSGKAELEDSSALSPAVLWTVGGIAVLALAAVAFLVYRRRSQAKQQQEEEEYPDLLTPLNAAEIPDLIYQEDGDQVVVRKQLEKLARSKPDEFVVLLRTWLAED; via the coding sequence ATGAACGAACGTTTAGCAGTATACAAAGATCAGATTACGTCAAAATGGAACCAATTTTCCAAGAAACAAAAATGGATGATTCTCGGTATTTCCCTCTTCCTCTTGATTTCTCTAGGTCTATACATATACATCGCTTCCCAGCCGGTGTACAAACCACTTTACAACCAAAGATTAAGTGAACAAGAAATTGGGACGATCAAGCAAGAGTTGGATGCTTCACAAATCCCATATCGAATCACGGGGAATGGTACAAGTATCGAGGTTCCAGAAAAAATGGCACAAGATGTCATTGTAGATTTGGCAGCACAAGGTATTCCGAGTCAAGCAGGAATTAATGCAGAAATTTTCTCGAGTACCCTTGGAGTTACAGATCGCCAATTTGATGTCATGAAGAAAGAGGCTTTGCAACAAGAGCTACGCAAGATGCTGGAACGAGTAAAAGGTGTACGCACCGCACAAGTGATGATTACGTTGCCGCAGGAAAGCGTTTGGGTGACGGAGACTCCGGATACAGCGACGGCTTCTGTTATCGTCGATGTTGAACCTGGAACAACGCTTGATCAAAAGCAAATTAACTCGCTCTATTTACTTGTTTCCCGAAGCGTTCCGAAATTGCCGATGGAAGCGATTGCGATTACAGACCAGTATTCGAATCCGCTAGAACGTTCCGAAGGCAATGAAAACGAAGGTACATTGAGTAGCTTTAAGCAACAGGAAACAATCAAAGCAGATGTTGAAAAGAAAATTCAACAAAACCTGTACAACTTGTTGGGTACAATCATGGGACGCGATAAAGTCATCGTCCATACGTTCATCAAAATGAACTTTGACAAAGAAAATCGCGTTGAGAACATAGTTGAGGCACCTGACAAAGAGAATAACGAAGGACTTATCATTTCATCTCAAAAATTATCAAAAGCCTTCTCTGGGCAAGGTCAACCTCCAGGGGGGATTGCAGGAACCAATAACAATGCAGTTACGAACTACCCGGGATCTACCCCACAAGGAAGTAACAGTCAATACGAAGAGCTAAATGATACGATTAACCGTGAAGTAAATCGCATCACACGAAATGTTACATCAAGCCCTTACAAGATCGAAGACATCACAATCAACGTCGGGGTAGAACCGCCAGCTGGTGGAACGTTGGATGCTGCTACACTCGAGAGCATTAAACAAGTGTTGCGCAATGTTGTTCGTGTCACTTTAAGTGCTCAGGCTTCTGATTTACAGGATACTGAGTTGGACAAGCATATTTCTGTACTCCCTCGTCAATTCTCAGGAAAAGCTGAGCTTGAGGATTCCAGTGCACTAAGTCCTGCTGTTCTTTGGACAGTTGGTGGTATTGCAGTCTTGGCACTTGCAGCTGTTGCTTTCCTCGTTTATCGCAGACGCAGTCAAGCGAAGCAACAACAGGAAGAAGAGGAATATCCAGACTTGCTGACACCGTTAAACGCGGCCGAAATACCAGACTTGATTTACCAAGAAGATGGAGACCAGGTAGTGGTCAGAAAGCAACTTGAAAAATTGGCGCGAAGCAAACCAGATGAGTTTGTTGTTCTGCTTCGTACTTGGTTAGCAGAAGATTAA
- the fliI gene encoding flagellar protein export ATPase FliI, whose amino-acid sequence MSVLDLSKYKHMLHGLDPMRVNGKVTQVVGLTIESQGPEVKLGEICHLYPANTKEPMIAEVVGFRENKVLLMPLGELTEIGPGCDVVATGRSLDVKVGPEILGSILDGLGRPYQGSLPFGLTSYPTNNMPPNPILRPRIQEPLSVGVRAIDGLLTIGKGQRVGIFAGSGVGKSTLMGMIARNTTADINVIGLIGERGREVMEFIERDLGEEGLKRSVVVVATSDQPAMIRIKGAMIATSIAEYFRDRGMNVMLMMDSVTRFAMAQREVGLAIGEPPATRGYTPSVFAMLPKLMERAGTADKGSITAFYTVLVDSDDMNDPIADAARGILDGHIVLDRKIAHKGHFPAIDVMASVSRVMNEIVDSNHLDAARQLKKHLATFREAEDLINIGAYKPGSNREIDAAIRYRDIISGFTAQGTHEPSTLQGAIQALTAHFGGVN is encoded by the coding sequence ATGAGCGTCCTAGACCTCTCGAAGTACAAGCACATGCTTCATGGATTAGATCCGATGCGCGTGAATGGCAAAGTGACACAGGTTGTTGGACTCACCATTGAGTCGCAAGGGCCAGAAGTGAAATTAGGCGAGATATGCCACCTCTATCCGGCTAACACAAAGGAACCGATGATCGCAGAAGTCGTTGGCTTTCGCGAAAACAAAGTGCTGCTAATGCCATTAGGCGAATTGACCGAAATTGGTCCAGGTTGTGATGTAGTCGCGACAGGACGTTCGTTAGACGTAAAAGTTGGACCTGAAATATTGGGGTCGATCCTCGATGGACTGGGGCGCCCCTATCAAGGTTCGTTGCCATTTGGGCTGACGTCCTATCCTACCAACAATATGCCGCCAAATCCGATCCTTCGACCGCGCATTCAAGAACCATTGAGTGTAGGTGTGAGAGCAATAGACGGTCTCCTTACTATCGGGAAAGGGCAGCGGGTCGGCATTTTCGCTGGATCAGGGGTAGGAAAAAGTACCTTGATGGGAATGATCGCCCGAAATACTACAGCAGATATCAATGTGATTGGTCTCATTGGAGAACGCGGTCGTGAAGTGATGGAGTTTATCGAGCGCGATCTTGGGGAAGAAGGACTAAAGCGGTCTGTTGTTGTCGTAGCTACTTCCGATCAACCCGCCATGATTCGAATCAAGGGAGCGATGATTGCGACTTCCATAGCTGAGTATTTCCGCGATCGTGGAATGAATGTCATGCTCATGATGGATTCCGTCACGCGTTTTGCCATGGCACAACGTGAGGTGGGCTTGGCAATCGGAGAACCGCCAGCTACGCGTGGTTATACGCCATCAGTATTTGCGATGCTGCCAAAGCTGATGGAGCGTGCAGGAACAGCGGATAAGGGAAGTATTACGGCCTTTTATACCGTATTGGTTGATTCTGACGATATGAACGATCCGATTGCGGATGCGGCGCGGGGGATTTTGGACGGTCACATCGTTCTTGACCGAAAAATTGCTCACAAAGGTCACTTTCCTGCCATTGATGTGATGGCAAGTGTAAGTCGTGTCATGAATGAAATTGTCGATAGTAATCATTTGGATGCTGCTCGTCAGCTAAAAAAACATTTGGCTACGTTTCGTGAAGCGGAGGACCTCATAAATATTGGGGCGTACAAGCCGGGAAGCAATCGAGAAATCGATGCAGCCATTCGCTATCGTGATATCATTTCTGGTTTTACGGCACAAGGAACGCATGAACCGTCTACTTTGCAGGGTGCTATCCAAGCGTTGACAGCTCATTTCGGAGGAGTGAACTAA
- the fliG gene encoding flagellar motor switch protein FliG: protein MARGAKELSGRQKAAILLISLGPEVSAQVFKHLREDEIEQLTLEIANVRKVDTDEKDKILSEFHQIAVAKEVIAQGGITYAKEILQKALGETKAMDIINRLTANLQVRPFDFARKADPGQILNFIQNEHPQTIALVLSYLEAQQAAMILSALPQERQAEVAKRIATMDSTSPEVIAQVEQVLEQKLSATVTQDYTQAGGIEAIVAVLNGVDRGTERTILDSLEIQDPELAEEIKKRMFVFEDIATLDNRSIQRVIRDVENADLQLSLKVSSEEVREVIFRNMSKRMADTFKEEMEFMGPVRLRDVEEAQSRIVAIIRRLEEAGEIIIARGGGDDIIV from the coding sequence ATGGCTCGCGGCGCTAAAGAGTTGTCAGGACGACAAAAAGCAGCTATCCTCCTCATCTCACTCGGGCCGGAAGTTTCTGCCCAGGTGTTCAAGCATTTGCGTGAGGATGAGATCGAGCAACTGACATTAGAAATCGCCAATGTGCGAAAAGTGGATACGGATGAAAAAGATAAAATTTTATCTGAATTTCACCAGATAGCGGTTGCCAAAGAGGTAATTGCACAAGGCGGGATTACGTACGCCAAAGAAATCTTGCAAAAAGCTTTGGGTGAGACCAAAGCAATGGATATTATCAATCGTTTGACGGCAAACCTTCAAGTTCGACCGTTTGACTTTGCTAGAAAGGCTGACCCAGGTCAAATCCTTAACTTTATCCAAAATGAGCATCCGCAGACGATAGCCTTAGTGCTTTCTTATCTGGAGGCTCAACAAGCAGCAATGATCCTGTCCGCGCTCCCGCAAGAACGTCAAGCAGAGGTTGCGAAACGTATTGCGACGATGGATAGTACTTCACCGGAAGTAATCGCTCAAGTTGAACAGGTATTGGAGCAAAAGCTCTCTGCCACTGTTACCCAAGATTACACGCAGGCAGGCGGGATCGAAGCGATCGTGGCTGTACTCAACGGTGTCGATCGTGGAACCGAACGCACGATTCTGGATTCCCTCGAAATTCAAGATCCAGAGCTGGCAGAAGAAATCAAGAAGCGCATGTTCGTCTTCGAGGATATCGCTACACTCGACAACCGTTCGATTCAGCGTGTTATCCGCGATGTGGAAAATGCCGATCTGCAACTTTCTCTCAAAGTATCCAGCGAAGAAGTTCGGGAAGTTATTTTCCGGAACATGTCCAAACGGATGGCGGATACCTTCAAAGAAGAAATGGAGTTTATGGGCCCAGTTCGCCTACGCGACGTCGAAGAGGCACAATCTCGTATCGTTGCAATTATCCGTCGCTTAGAGGAGGCTGGTGAGATCATCATCGCCCGCGGTGGAGGAGATGATATCATTGTCTAG
- a CDS encoding flagellar hook-length control protein FliK has protein sequence MNVANLTPAVGSAGSVTATPAANAGTTGLGEMFSMQFMKMLDQVGDSEETMVAPDSLSEEDMLALADLMALLAQLLGSGQATQDELPPDAQEKFATAIEQLLGKAQGNDGQVSEDLKQMLANLKKGEATPNELDKLAALLESLKNQKGNAEESKRSGLNLRSDVMANMNTTQQDTLKTISPLRLNQGLSAYKLEAGIQSQTVQSTLQSGLLNQEGDAQEGMLNGNGQTPIIASSNTQTQSVQTFQQQSVPTHHVNANQLTQQVTQLFVSKMQLTQNNGVHEARLILNPQALGQVDVTITSQNGVITAQFHAETQAGKDMLDNQLPQLRAALTQQGLQVDRLEVNQQQDAAFNFQQQREQARQQQENRQEQDKDEQEFALDALVDNNESTEVLWNRLRETARGIDDIV, from the coding sequence ATGAATGTGGCCAATTTGACCCCGGCAGTAGGTTCAGCAGGATCTGTTACAGCGACACCTGCAGCCAATGCGGGAACAACTGGTTTAGGTGAAATGTTTTCCATGCAATTCATGAAGATGTTGGATCAGGTGGGGGACTCAGAAGAGACAATGGTGGCGCCAGACAGTTTAAGTGAAGAGGACATGCTAGCATTAGCTGATCTCATGGCATTACTTGCCCAACTGCTTGGTTCTGGTCAAGCTACGCAAGACGAATTACCGCCTGACGCCCAAGAAAAATTTGCAACTGCAATTGAACAACTCTTGGGTAAAGCGCAAGGGAATGATGGTCAAGTAAGTGAGGATTTGAAGCAGATGCTAGCTAACCTGAAAAAAGGGGAAGCAACTCCAAACGAACTGGACAAGCTGGCAGCTCTTCTCGAATCCTTGAAGAATCAAAAAGGAAATGCGGAAGAGTCAAAAAGAAGTGGCCTGAACTTGCGATCCGATGTGATGGCAAATATGAACACAACGCAACAAGACACGCTTAAGACGATTTCTCCACTACGGTTGAATCAAGGTCTTTCGGCTTACAAGCTAGAGGCAGGGATTCAGTCCCAGACAGTACAGTCTACTCTTCAAAGCGGCCTTTTGAATCAAGAGGGCGATGCACAAGAGGGCATGTTGAATGGAAATGGTCAGACACCGATTATTGCTTCATCTAATACGCAAACACAATCTGTACAGACCTTTCAACAACAGTCGGTTCCAACACATCATGTGAACGCCAATCAACTGACACAGCAAGTCACACAGCTTTTCGTATCCAAGATGCAGTTGACGCAAAATAATGGCGTACATGAGGCAAGGCTGATTCTAAATCCACAAGCTTTGGGCCAGGTAGATGTAACGATTACCTCCCAAAATGGAGTGATTACAGCACAGTTCCATGCCGAAACACAGGCAGGTAAGGACATGCTAGACAATCAGCTTCCACAGCTTCGAGCTGCGTTGACACAACAAGGCTTGCAGGTTGATCGCTTGGAGGTAAACCAGCAGCAGGATGCAGCTTTTAACTTCCAGCAACAGCGTGAACAAGCACGACAGCAACAAGAGAATCGACAAGAGCAAGATAAAGACGAGCAAGAATTTGCTCTCGATGCCCTGGTAGACAACAATGAATCAACAGAAGTGCTATGGAATCGATTGCGGGAAACGGCTCGCGGCATTGACGACATCGTCTAG